attaagcattgggatgccagtctcgctttcattgggccatatgaggttacggATTATTTAAGGGAAGAATTGTAACTCCcattttgtatagcctggtatatttataACTCTCTAGAAAAactcaatttaggcgattctttctcggagaagtgttgaggtgtgccagtagaagaaaatcccttgtagggtatttaatgagttatcggggtGTGAAgttgtagttcattaggtattctacgaaatCATGTTATACACTGAAAATGATTGCaattaaagaacattttaataaagaatttaattttctttatttttgaaaCATTTTATTTCAAGTGAGAttcatatttataattaaaaattatttttaaatgaatGTTTAATGCTATATAAGCATTAATAGATGGTGTTAAAGAAAATTACAAGATGCTTTttgttataaattaaattatacaaCCTCACTTGAAAAGATGCCAAATAATAAGGTAATTTAGACAtttgtaagaaaaaaaattaaattaaattaaattttcacataattatatttaatttatatattttttaaaattagttattttaaattaaaaaattaattttttttattttaaatacaaaaattgacaaaaaaattaattaaattaaattcttataacatTCTAATTTTCAAATATGGAAATTAGTTTGACAACAAgatttagttattattattattgttgtcttATTTTCCTATATTCTCATGACATATTCTTGTCAACTCAATAATAACTAAATTAAAATGACAGTGAGTcatgctatataaatgagtctcattaaaaaatatattttcctaacctttaattaattgaatatttaaaataatttacatatactaaattcagaaattaattattaaaataatataattttaaaaattatttaccataataattatgtaaattttaaattatttattaaaataatgtaTTACTCACAAAATTCGTCAGTTAAAATGATATTTCAATGTGTTGTCATCAATGATTTTACACAAAAAATGATAATTCAATTGACAGTTTTAAGAGCATTACACAATGTCTAGTGTATTATCACATCATATGACGGCAAAAAAATTACACAAAGAACACCATCTCAATTGAATATAAATAATATcagataatataaataatttaatatataaataatgcaGGAGACTAAATCTATTTAAAAATCATTAGTAAGCTATAGACtaaggaatttttttttattttttttaattgataaaGAGACGTGATAAAAATAaatgtttattatttttttttctgtgAAACAACTTTTGTTGtcgttaaattattaaaatttatgggTCATAGCACAcacccaaaaataataatttaattaataaactttaatttaattatattagaattatttataaatttatgacATTAAAATGTGAATTCTAATAAAAAAACTCTCaataaataagtttaaaaatatttaagGCTATACTTTCTTATTGTTTTAGTATAGTGGCACCGATAGGCTCTGATTATTGTTCCATAAAATAATAATTCAAAAGATAAAATatagtttaattttaaattttagtaaaatataatttaatttaaaaagttaaaaactaaaatataatgaaaaatgtaaaattttataataattatcaaTTTGTTTTGCAgttaaaaattaaagattaaaatataaaacaataatgtataatTTAAGAAGTTAAAAAatgtaataaattcaattaacttTTTTAAAGCAAGCACTattaaaaatactttttaataattaatctcaAATTCAGCCTCTGagtgatttttttattattattttttaaactgaATTATTACTGATTGTTACTATTGGTTCAAGACAACGCAATTTCAGGCCAGTTTGGGATtataattcaaatttactttttttaaagatatatataatttttaatgatgttaaaaaaaatattttaaaattttatttaaaaaagttattttttaatttattattaaaatgtgttaaatataattttaaattaatttttcataatttctaattaataaaacaaTGTAAATGAAGCCCCAAATACAAATCATGACATGCAGATGGATATGCTGTGAGAGACACCGTCCAGCATCCACATTAAAGTCGACTAAAGCTTGTATATTGCATCTAAAAATCCAAGAAATCAGTAAAAGAGATTTGGAAAAAGCAAAACTGCAGGAATCATATTACTCTTTAACGTTCGACAAGCATCATTGAGTAATCAAGACTAGATTATGATCGAAGCCTGAAACAGCTTGTAAAACTTCATAACCTTCTAAACTGTCGAGCAAGATCGGTTCAGCTTCATCAGCAGAACTCCCCAGCCCAAGTCTGCCATTCTTACCACAGCCCCAAACCCATACCTCCTGTTTGGATGTGAGAGCAATGGAATGTACTCGCCCTCCTGACACCGAAACAACACACTCCCCTGCCAATCCCTCAACCTCCAATGGGATGTTCTCTGGTCCCATCCTTCCAAGCTGGGAGTTATGATTCCATCCCCATGAAACAATGCTAGTGGCATCTCCTTCGGATAATGCAACTCCACAAATTGCCAAAGAGTGGCCAAGACCTGATGCTATAGACAACAGATGGAAGTTCATATCAACTGGAAACAATCCTATTTCATGATTTGCTCTGCCCAACTGGCCATATATATTGCTTCCAGAGCTCAATAAAGTGCCATCACCTGGAATACGACAGTAAGATAAACAAGCAACACACAATTTGCATGTTATGTTGGTGATTTTAAATTTTTGTAGCATTAATCAACTTTGAACCTATTAGACAATATAACATGCAGCATTACTTACGGCAAAGAACCAAGGAATGATCAAGCCCACTGGCAATGTCTACAACTTCAGTGCCGTGTAATTCTTCCACTAAACAAGGATCCCAGACTATTGGCATGTCCTTCTCCTTCTCCATTCCTTCTAAAACATGCCTTTCTGCAGCTTCTAAGATTGATTTTGGAAGTTGTTGGTTAGGTTTAACCATATCTGCACTCGAATCCAGTAGAGACGCCTCTACAGCTCTGGTGATCTTTCCTAACCTACCATCAGCTGAATAACCCCAGCCAAATAACATTCCCTTGTCAGTCAACGCAAGGGTATGCCCCCAACCCAATGATACCTGCTGACCAAAAATGCACTTAATGAAGTTCCCATCAAACAATTTGAAAAGACTTCAAGCTTGCTACATCTACatcagtatgaagcttgtgttgCCAAAAAGATGTCTACCTTTTTTAAATGTCTACCTTAGCTATCTTTTCTCTTGCAAGTGCTTCAACTCTGGCAGGTACCAAGGCCTCTGTGATTCCCTTCCCCAGACCAAGCTGACCCCGCTTAGACTTTCCCCAAACCCACAAAGAGCCATCATCTCCAATGGCTGCAGAGACAACGCCAGATGCAGATGCGGAGAGGACTTGGACTTGATTCAACCCTTCTACCCTCTTTGGTTCATTCCATGTATCTCTGCTAAAATCAATATTTTGTAGTCAGCAATTTACTATTCTTAGTGTACAAATTTAAGAATCAAAACTGAAGAAGAATTTACACCAGGCGCGTGCATCCGTTGTTGAGAAATCTGTCTCTATTATCTAAGTCCACCATAAATGAAATCCTTCCATTAAAAGCCAGAACAAAGCACCTCCTTGGAAATTATCAATCATCCGCAACGCAGTTACAGGGCACAAGTTTCATTCAGAAATATTGATTTATCCGTTTCCTTAGTTGAATTCTTAATTACTTACACATGAAGCGATATTAAGCATTAATAATGTTAGATTTAACATCATTTAGGAACCATAGCGACATAAAAACAAACAACTGGCAGGCACACAAGTATAAATTGGTATAGAATAGTAAAAGCCACCTTTTAGGGATTCACTCACACAATAAAGAACTAGAGAATGGAGAGGATAGT
This sequence is a window from Hevea brasiliensis isolate MT/VB/25A 57/8 chromosome 10, ASM3005281v1, whole genome shotgun sequence. Protein-coding genes within it:
- the LOC110645094 gene encoding ultraviolet-B receptor UVR8 isoform X1, with product MLRIRLRREQKLLNLIAGNPTRRCLSTKNLRNCSGGTKVMSFGDGGHGALGLPTSLTGLGTDAYEPTCVPGLPSDIVGVSAGHYHSLAVTSQGELWAWGRNHEAQLGRGLLASSRDTWNEPKRVEGLNQVQVLSASASGVVSAAIGDDGSLWVWGKSKRGQLGLGKGITEALVPARVEALAREKIAKVSLGWGHTLALTDKGMLFGWGYSADGRLGKITRAVEASLLDSSADMVKPNQQLPKSILEAAERHVLEGMEKEKDMPIVWDPCLVEELHGTEVVDIASGLDHSLVLCRDGTLLSSGSNIYGQLGRANHEIGLFPVDMNFHLLSIASGLGHSLAICGVALSEGDATSIVSWGWNHNSQLGRMGPENIPLEVEGLAGECVVSVSGGRVHSIALTSKQEVWVWGCGKNGRLGLGSSADEAEPILLDSLEGYEVLQAVSGFDHNLVLITQ
- the LOC110645094 gene encoding ultraviolet-B receptor UVR8 isoform X2, whose protein sequence is MLRIRLRREQKLLNLIAGNPTRRCLSTKNLRNCSGGTKVMSFGDGGHGALGLPTSLTGLGTDAYEPTCVPGLPSDIVGVSAGHYHSLAVTSQGELWAWGRNHEAQLGRGLLASRDTWNEPKRVEGLNQVQVLSASASGVVSAAIGDDGSLWVWGKSKRGQLGLGKGITEALVPARVEALAREKIAKVSLGWGHTLALTDKGMLFGWGYSADGRLGKITRAVEASLLDSSADMVKPNQQLPKSILEAAERHVLEGMEKEKDMPIVWDPCLVEELHGTEVVDIASGLDHSLVLCRDGTLLSSGSNIYGQLGRANHEIGLFPVDMNFHLLSIASGLGHSLAICGVALSEGDATSIVSWGWNHNSQLGRMGPENIPLEVEGLAGECVVSVSGGRVHSIALTSKQEVWVWGCGKNGRLGLGSSADEAEPILLDSLEGYEVLQAVSGFDHNLVLITQ